The Oceanispirochaeta sp. M1 genome includes a window with the following:
- a CDS encoding DUF1349 domain-containing protein, whose amino-acid sequence MNSFLEISDWKSEPKLNIIIGDKVIIETDPGTDLWQRSFYGFQNDNAPMLQTETKENFTFSCKVDFNYKNRFDQCGVIIYLDSENWFKASIEYENESFSRLGSVVTNMGYSDWATTDISTPSYWYYRLSRRGPDFLIESSTDGKDYRQMRVFHLHVLGETTKAMGKANPPLPTEKEASFGIYACSPLESSFKAEFTEMEISECLWQAHD is encoded by the coding sequence ATGAACTCTTTCCTGGAAATTTCTGACTGGAAGAGTGAGCCAAAACTCAACATAATCATCGGTGATAAAGTCATTATAGAGACCGATCCCGGAACCGATCTCTGGCAGAGAAGCTTCTACGGTTTTCAAAATGACAATGCCCCCATGCTCCAGACAGAAACAAAGGAAAACTTCACATTCAGCTGCAAAGTGGACTTCAATTACAAAAACCGCTTTGATCAATGCGGTGTAATAATCTACCTGGACAGTGAAAACTGGTTTAAAGCCTCTATAGAATATGAAAATGAGAGCTTCTCCCGCCTGGGTTCTGTAGTCACAAACATGGGCTATTCCGACTGGGCCACAACAGATATCAGCACACCCTCTTACTGGTACTACAGACTAAGCCGTCGGGGACCCGACTTTCTGATAGAATCTTCAACAGATGGAAAAGATTATAGACAGATGAGGGTCTTTCACCTTCATGTTCTGGGAGAAACAACAAAGGCCATGGGAAAAGCAAACCCTCCCCTCCCCACTGAAAAGGAAGCTTCCTTTGGAATCTATGCCTGCAGCCCCCTTGAATCCTCTTTCAAGGCTGAGTTTACAGAGATGGAAATAAGCGAATGTCTATGGCAGGCCCATGATTAA
- a CDS encoding DUF1847 domain-containing protein — protein sequence MKNCLDCSDKSCRKNGADCFGLKEKSLDVYSQGSNLTIVKSSSTLVDNGRAGELSRFQEVVEFCQLQGYKNIGLAYCFGLESLAQDIRSKMNGAGLNLVPARCSMGGVKESDINPEKSNEVYSCNPAGQAEFLNRNADFVIEVGLCLGHDVIFHQQLKVPFTVQLVKDRVYAHCPLEGIKNYS from the coding sequence ATGAAAAACTGTCTGGATTGCAGCGATAAGAGCTGCCGGAAGAACGGAGCCGACTGCTTCGGCCTTAAAGAGAAGAGTCTTGATGTCTATTCTCAAGGGTCTAATCTGACCATTGTGAAAAGCAGCAGTACCCTTGTGGATAACGGTAGGGCCGGAGAACTGTCCCGCTTTCAGGAGGTAGTTGAGTTCTGTCAGCTTCAGGGCTATAAGAATATTGGTCTGGCTTACTGCTTCGGCCTTGAATCTCTGGCCCAGGATATCCGCAGCAAGATGAATGGCGCCGGATTGAATCTGGTACCCGCCCGATGTTCCATGGGGGGAGTCAAAGAGAGTGATATCAACCCTGAAAAGAGCAATGAGGTCTACTCCTGTAATCCTGCCGGACAGGCTGAGTTTTTAAACAGAAATGCCGACTTTGTGATAGAAGTGGGTTTATGCCTTGGTCATGATGTGATCTTTCATCAACAGCTGAAAGTTCCCTTCACTGTACAGCTGGTTAAGGACCGGGTCTATGCCCATTGTCCTCTGGAAGGGATTAAGAATTACAGCTGA
- a CDS encoding CPBP family intramembrane glutamic endopeptidase produces MNLNVNYSHLIMLTVLGLLGGIAIFPYSTALKPEMTLTTKMITLSVVQSLITMIFVVWIGLKAASVLGLRIYSPPGRIWIAVTAGLFAGFLILVLDKFVFAPHLPEAFTGISENISLWKRFLACFYGGITEELLMRWFLLSGIFWLLSRFWTNGDGTAAAGAFWVANIIAALLFGLGHLPATAALAKLSPLLISRALILNGAGGIIFGVIFWKYGLFAAMVSHFSADIVLHVISSLVQTKQ; encoded by the coding sequence ATGAATCTTAATGTGAATTATTCCCATTTAATCATGCTTACTGTTCTGGGGCTATTGGGTGGAATCGCTATTTTTCCATACAGTACAGCTTTAAAACCTGAGATGACACTGACAACAAAGATGATTACTCTATCAGTCGTTCAATCACTTATCACAATGATATTTGTTGTCTGGATCGGCCTGAAAGCAGCAAGTGTTCTGGGGCTGAGAATTTATTCTCCTCCCGGGAGAATCTGGATTGCTGTGACAGCAGGTCTCTTTGCCGGATTCTTGATTCTAGTTCTTGATAAGTTTGTTTTTGCTCCCCATCTGCCTGAAGCATTTACTGGAATCTCTGAAAATATATCACTCTGGAAACGCTTCCTGGCCTGTTTTTATGGAGGCATTACCGAAGAGCTTCTGATGAGATGGTTCCTCCTTTCAGGAATCTTCTGGCTGCTTAGCAGATTCTGGACAAATGGAGATGGAACGGCAGCTGCAGGAGCCTTCTGGGTAGCCAATATAATTGCAGCTCTCCTATTCGGCCTTGGTCATCTACCGGCTACTGCTGCTTTGGCTAAGCTTTCACCCTTACTTATTTCACGGGCCCTGATATTGAATGGTGCAGGTGGAATCATCTTTGGTGTTATTTTCTGGAAGTATGGTCTGTTTGCTGCGATGGTTTCTCATTTCTCTGCAGATATAGTCCTTCATGTAATAAGCAGCCTGGTGCAGACTAAACAATGA
- a CDS encoding helix-turn-helix domain-containing protein, giving the protein MNTKKRADLVLHPVRLRIISLLSALELTAGQIAAKLPDVPQATLYRHLKSLENASLINVVDSHPVRGTVEKIYGLRDSAAVNFDQDDAGKFSREDHQKYFSAFLGSLFNSFMNIVNSLDEHPELLGRLGYRTRAVEIPAGQLADFQKDYLALLEKYGSSEEGIKERYLLSTVIVPEVNYES; this is encoded by the coding sequence ATGAACACCAAAAAGAGAGCTGATCTGGTACTTCACCCTGTACGCTTACGAATAATCTCATTGTTGAGTGCCCTTGAGCTCACAGCTGGGCAGATTGCCGCTAAGCTTCCTGATGTCCCTCAGGCAACCCTTTACAGACATCTCAAGTCTCTGGAGAATGCTTCTCTTATCAATGTTGTCGATTCTCACCCCGTCAGAGGTACGGTGGAAAAAATTTATGGTCTCCGTGACTCAGCAGCAGTAAATTTTGATCAAGATGATGCTGGTAAATTTTCCCGGGAGGATCATCAAAAGTATTTTTCTGCATTCCTGGGAAGTTTATTCAACAGTTTTATGAATATCGTAAATTCTCTGGATGAGCATCCTGAGCTCCTGGGCCGCCTGGGCTACCGTACAAGAGCTGTAGAGATTCCAGCAGGTCAACTGGCAGATTTTCAAAAGGATTATCTGGCTCTCCTGGAAAAATACGGTTCCTCCGAAGAGGGGATCAAAGAGCGCTATCTACTATCAACAGTGATCGTACCGGAGGTCAACTATGAATCTTAA
- a CDS encoding ABC-F family ATP-binding cassette domain-containing protein, with the protein MVNLSGIRIAYGDRIIFRDSSFLIRPQDRIGLVGPNGSGKTTIFRLITGEEHADEGSINVDPGVIVGYFSQDVGESAGKSALEEVMAGAGKAHELSLKMEEMEHTMGDADAMEKMSDDAMEKFMMIYGEVQMEYQNLGGYELESNAKAILDGLGIPESRQGQSIESFSGGWKMRIALARILLLNPDVLLMDEPTNHLDIESIVWLEEWLKSFKGALMMTSHDREFMTRICGRTIEAAGETIQTYSGNYDFYLTERAIRREQLVSAQRRQQAMLAKEEEFIARFAARASHAAQVQSRVKMLEKMERVVVPPDPKVMKFNFPTCPRSGDVVVRMEGLAKEWPLEDGNVHPVFSGITGVVERGNKIALTGVNGAGKSTLLKVLDDLTEPTEGTSEIGASVNAGYFSQYSGDSLHEGNTVFEELAALLPRESRGGIMNLLGTFQFSGDDVDKKIGILSGGEKSRVMLASLLARPINFLMLDEPTNHLDIASREVLLEALKAFEGTVIIVSHDRYFLKHLANRVFEIDHGNMKVFEGDYDYYLEKKESE; encoded by the coding sequence ATGGTCAATTTATCAGGAATCAGAATCGCTTACGGCGATCGTATTATCTTCAGAGATTCCTCCTTTCTTATCCGTCCCCAGGACAGAATCGGACTTGTAGGTCCAAACGGATCGGGAAAAACAACTATCTTCCGTCTGATCACAGGGGAGGAGCATGCCGATGAGGGCAGCATCAATGTAGACCCGGGCGTCATTGTGGGTTACTTCTCTCAGGATGTGGGAGAGTCTGCAGGTAAGAGTGCTCTTGAAGAAGTCATGGCGGGAGCCGGAAAGGCTCATGAACTGAGCCTGAAGATGGAGGAGATGGAACACACCATGGGCGATGCCGATGCCATGGAGAAGATGAGTGATGACGCCATGGAAAAGTTCATGATGATATACGGCGAAGTGCAGATGGAGTATCAGAACCTGGGAGGTTATGAGCTTGAATCCAATGCAAAGGCCATACTGGACGGACTGGGAATTCCCGAAAGCCGGCAGGGTCAGAGTATTGAGAGCTTCAGCGGTGGATGGAAAATGCGAATTGCCCTGGCCAGGATTCTTCTGCTTAACCCCGATGTTCTTTTAATGGATGAGCCTACAAACCACCTTGATATTGAATCCATTGTCTGGCTGGAGGAGTGGCTTAAATCTTTCAAAGGCGCCTTGATGATGACAAGCCATGACAGAGAGTTTATGACTCGCATCTGCGGCAGAACCATTGAGGCTGCGGGGGAGACCATACAAACCTATAGTGGAAACTATGACTTCTATCTCACAGAGCGAGCCATACGCCGGGAGCAGCTTGTTTCAGCCCAGAGACGGCAGCAGGCCATGCTTGCCAAGGAAGAGGAATTCATTGCCCGCTTTGCAGCTAGAGCCTCCCATGCCGCCCAGGTACAGTCCCGGGTAAAGATGCTGGAAAAGATGGAGAGAGTGGTTGTTCCACCGGACCCGAAAGTAATGAAATTCAATTTCCCGACCTGCCCCAGAAGCGGTGATGTGGTTGTAAGGATGGAAGGACTTGCCAAGGAGTGGCCCCTGGAAGATGGAAATGTTCATCCTGTATTCAGTGGAATTACCGGAGTTGTGGAGAGGGGTAACAAGATTGCCCTTACCGGAGTCAACGGCGCCGGTAAGTCCACCCTGTTGAAAGTACTTGATGATCTGACTGAACCTACAGAGGGAACATCCGAGATAGGAGCCAGTGTGAATGCGGGTTATTTTTCCCAGTATTCCGGTGACAGCCTGCATGAGGGTAACACAGTTTTTGAAGAGTTGGCAGCCCTCCTCCCCCGAGAATCCAGGGGGGGCATAATGAATCTTCTGGGAACCTTTCAGTTTTCAGGTGATGATGTGGATAAGAAGATCGGAATCCTTTCGGGGGGAGAGAAAAGCCGTGTAATGCTGGCTTCTCTCCTGGCCAGACCCATCAACTTCCTGATGCTCGATGAGCCCACAAACCACCTGGATATTGCCAGCCGTGAAGTACTGCTGGAAGCCCTGAAGGCCTTTGAGGGAACTGTAATTATCGTAAGCCATGACCGTTACTTCTTAAAACATCTGGCAAACAGGGTCTTCGAGATTGATCATGGAAACATGAAAGTCTTTGAAGGGGACTACGATTACTATCTTGAGAAAAAAGAGTCTGAATAA
- a CDS encoding iron-containing alcohol dehydrogenase: MAVMNFSIPRNIVYGEGSMETLATLTGKKAALVTGGSSMKKFGFLDQADKYLKDAGMETIVIDGVEPNPSVKTVKRGAAEMAAFQPDWIVAIGGGSALDAAKVMWCFYEHPELSFEDIIEPGSMPGLRNKAKFVAIPSTSGTASEITAFSVITDTDNHIKYPIVAGDMVPDIAILDPALPATMPAHITANTGMDVMAHAVEAVASIAATCFTDPYAMEAIKLVLANLETAYKNGDDMDARYNMHNASSLAGMAFTNASLGLVHSLAHKIGGEFGVTHGLANAIMLPYIIDFNRKSSDKYDKVEKNIGVKDLAEEIRGLNKTLGIPATFQDCDEVDFNEDKFKEVLDRMSRNAHGDPCTLTNPGAPTIADVKAIYEASYYGRSMK; this comes from the coding sequence ATGGCAGTAATGAATTTTTCAATTCCCAGAAATATCGTTTACGGAGAGGGTTCAATGGAAACACTGGCCACTCTGACCGGAAAAAAAGCAGCACTGGTTACCGGTGGAAGTTCCATGAAGAAATTCGGATTCCTGGATCAGGCTGATAAATATCTTAAAGACGCAGGAATGGAGACAATCGTCATTGACGGTGTTGAACCCAACCCTTCTGTGAAAACTGTAAAAAGAGGCGCTGCTGAAATGGCCGCCTTCCAGCCCGACTGGATCGTTGCAATCGGTGGAGGTTCCGCTCTGGATGCAGCCAAAGTAATGTGGTGTTTCTACGAGCATCCCGAACTCAGCTTTGAAGACATCATCGAACCCGGCTCCATGCCCGGACTCAGAAACAAGGCTAAGTTTGTCGCCATCCCCTCAACCAGTGGCACAGCCTCTGAAATTACAGCTTTTTCTGTAATCACAGATACAGATAATCATATTAAATATCCCATTGTTGCGGGCGATATGGTTCCCGACATTGCAATCCTTGATCCTGCTCTTCCTGCAACAATGCCCGCACATATCACTGCAAACACAGGTATGGACGTTATGGCTCATGCCGTAGAAGCGGTTGCCTCTATAGCGGCAACCTGTTTTACAGACCCCTATGCCATGGAAGCTATCAAGCTGGTACTGGCTAATCTGGAAACTGCCTACAAGAATGGTGATGACATGGATGCCCGCTACAATATGCACAATGCTTCTTCACTGGCCGGAATGGCTTTTACAAATGCTTCTCTTGGACTGGTTCACTCTCTTGCCCACAAAATTGGTGGTGAGTTCGGTGTCACCCACGGGCTGGCCAATGCAATCATGCTTCCCTATATCATCGACTTCAATAGAAAGTCTTCTGACAAGTATGACAAGGTCGAAAAGAATATCGGAGTTAAGGACCTGGCTGAAGAGATCAGAGGCCTGAATAAAACTTTAGGTATTCCCGCAACTTTTCAGGACTGTGATGAAGTTGATTTCAATGAAGACAAGTTCAAAGAAGTTCTGGATAGAATGAGCAGGAATGCCCACGGAGACCCCTGTACTCTGACTAACCCCGGAGCACCCACAATAGCCGATGTTAAGGCAATCTATGAGGCTTCCTACTACGGAAGAAGCATGAAATAA
- a CDS encoding alkaline phosphatase, translated as MKNYLKKGLSLILILLTGALAFAGGQKEGVQKAAEQAAGQAKYVFLFIGDGMAMPQVSAAEAYLSAKDGKSANQRLLNFSQFPAQGMTTTYAYDRFITGSAAAATAMATGSKTAIGVISMNPEKSQAYKTLAEMAKENGKKVGIVSSVDLDHATPAAFYAHQPSRNNYYDIGVEAVNSEVDYFGGGRFRISKTPEGAQNVHDLMKTAGWTIAENRPEMDAVTAGTQKVYAYNYGFASDALDYEIDRKEESISLAEFTQKGIDLLDNEEGFFMMVESGKIDWACHANDGASSIMDTLAFADSIDRAIEFYNKHPDETLIVVTGDHETGGLTLGFAGTGYETSFENISSQQHSYEYFDEYLLTPYLEAGNTEIDGLMRDIQSFFGLSDLSDYEMKLLNNSFNRTVKGEAEITNAVEDKLLYGGYTPVTMQLTHIQNNRSGLAWTSYKHTGVPVATFAKGAGEEMFHGYYDNTDIFQKIKSAMGM; from the coding sequence ATGAAAAATTATCTGAAAAAGGGATTATCATTAATCCTGATTTTACTCACAGGAGCCCTGGCTTTTGCCGGCGGACAGAAAGAGGGTGTACAGAAAGCCGCTGAACAGGCAGCCGGACAGGCAAAATATGTTTTTCTGTTTATTGGAGACGGAATGGCAATGCCCCAGGTCAGTGCGGCAGAAGCCTACCTCAGTGCCAAAGATGGAAAAAGTGCAAATCAGAGACTGCTGAATTTCAGCCAGTTTCCTGCACAGGGAATGACAACAACATACGCCTATGACAGATTCATCACAGGTTCTGCTGCCGCAGCAACTGCCATGGCTACAGGAAGTAAGACAGCTATCGGAGTTATCTCCATGAATCCTGAAAAGTCACAAGCCTATAAAACTCTGGCTGAAATGGCCAAAGAGAATGGTAAAAAGGTAGGTATTGTCTCTTCAGTAGATCTGGATCATGCCACACCTGCTGCCTTCTACGCTCACCAGCCCAGCCGTAACAATTATTATGATATCGGAGTGGAAGCAGTAAACTCAGAAGTTGACTACTTTGGCGGCGGACGCTTTAGAATTAGTAAAACTCCCGAGGGAGCACAGAATGTTCATGATCTGATGAAAACTGCAGGATGGACTATTGCTGAGAACAGACCCGAAATGGATGCTGTGACAGCAGGGACCCAAAAAGTTTATGCCTACAACTACGGGTTTGCCAGTGATGCACTGGATTATGAAATAGATAGAAAAGAGGAAAGTATCTCCCTGGCAGAGTTCACACAGAAAGGAATTGACCTTCTTGATAATGAAGAAGGGTTTTTCATGATGGTCGAATCCGGGAAAATTGACTGGGCCTGTCATGCTAATGACGGTGCTTCCTCCATCATGGATACTCTGGCATTCGCCGACTCCATTGATAGGGCAATTGAGTTCTACAATAAACACCCGGATGAGACTCTTATCGTTGTTACAGGTGACCACGAGACCGGAGGACTCACTCTGGGATTTGCCGGTACCGGTTATGAGACTTCCTTTGAGAACATCAGCAGCCAGCAGCACTCTTACGAGTACTTTGATGAATATCTGCTGACTCCCTATCTGGAAGCAGGCAATACTGAAATTGACGGACTTATGAGAGATATCCAGTCTTTCTTCGGACTCTCTGATCTCAGCGACTATGAAATGAAATTGCTGAACAATTCTTTTAACAGAACTGTAAAGGGAGAAGCAGAGATTACCAATGCGGTAGAAGATAAACTGCTGTACGGTGGATACACTCCTGTTACAATGCAGCTGACTCATATCCAGAACAACAGATCCGGCCTTGCATGGACGTCTTACAAACACACCGGTGTTCCTGTTGCCACCTTTGCCAAGGGTGCAGGAGAAGAGATGTTCCACGGTTACTACGACAATACGGACATCTTCCAGAAAATAAAATCAGCCATGGGTATGTAA
- a CDS encoding YibE/F family protein: MWDLPNKDNKKDIIFVILTLILTVGLFFLPNEFQRDAYPNSVRVKGRIINTDNSGVQQFGLVRQGDQLVTVEVLNKEYKGKILEAGNILIGTLEMDKIFEVGDTALVVLTINPETGKIITGVAYDHYRLDSEIYLLSLFVFLLLAYAQWTGLKALLSFAFTGTVIWKVLLPGYLRGWDPVVLALSVTAVLTGVIIFLIAGINKKGLTAFLGGFLGIVLTAILSMLFTRDFKIHGAVVKFSETLLYSGYAHLNLTKIFQAGIFLAASGAVMDLAMDISASMKELVDRHPGISRKELLLSGFRVGRAVLGTMTTTLLLAYSSGYAAMIMVFIAQGTPPENVFNITYVSAEILQTLVGSFGLVTVAPFTALMGALIYSERKDRTI, from the coding sequence ATGTGGGACCTTCCTAATAAGGATAATAAAAAAGATATCATTTTCGTTATACTGACCCTAATTCTGACTGTGGGCCTTTTCTTTCTACCCAATGAATTCCAGAGAGATGCCTACCCCAATTCAGTAAGAGTAAAAGGTAGAATTATCAATACTGACAACTCAGGAGTACAACAGTTCGGTCTCGTCCGGCAGGGAGATCAACTTGTGACTGTGGAAGTACTGAATAAGGAATACAAAGGAAAGATCTTGGAAGCCGGGAATATTCTAATCGGAACTCTGGAGATGGATAAGATATTCGAAGTAGGTGATACGGCTCTAGTGGTACTTACAATTAACCCTGAAACCGGAAAAATTATTACAGGAGTGGCCTACGACCATTATCGGCTGGACAGTGAGATATATCTTCTAAGCCTTTTTGTCTTCCTCCTCCTGGCCTATGCCCAATGGACAGGACTCAAGGCTCTTCTCTCATTCGCCTTTACAGGCACAGTTATCTGGAAAGTTCTTTTACCGGGGTATCTCAGAGGATGGGATCCTGTGGTACTGGCCCTTTCTGTGACCGCCGTATTAACAGGAGTGATAATATTCCTCATTGCAGGTATTAATAAAAAAGGGCTAACCGCCTTCCTGGGAGGTTTTCTCGGAATAGTACTGACTGCCATACTGTCCATGCTGTTTACCAGGGATTTCAAAATACACGGAGCCGTTGTTAAATTCAGTGAAACTCTTCTCTATTCCGGATACGCCCATCTAAATCTGACAAAAATATTCCAGGCTGGAATTTTCCTGGCAGCATCAGGTGCCGTTATGGACCTGGCAATGGATATCTCCGCAAGTATGAAAGAGCTGGTCGACAGGCATCCGGGAATCAGCCGCAAGGAGCTGCTCCTTTCAGGATTCAGGGTAGGCCGTGCTGTATTGGGAACAATGACAACAACCCTGCTATTGGCCTATTCCAGCGGATATGCAGCAATGATCATGGTTTTCATTGCTCAAGGCACCCCCCCTGAGAATGTATTTAACATTACATATGTTTCTGCGGAAATACTTCAGACACTGGTCGGCAGTTTCGGACTGGTAACGGTTGCACCCTTTACCGCTCTTATGGGAGCACTGATCTATTCAGAGAGAAAAGACAGAACAATCTGA
- a CDS encoding DUF4922 domain-containing protein, with protein MNNCPGPTAPQKEITAYLNKIYEQGDLEPVMNELHLWSLDSEYINKDKLEKNSIREFYDLDYDLYFSYQINYARAGYQQKNKPALPEGAECLICRENASSPGKENLRIFDLKLKGVEEETDFFLQLTPFPLFPRHLVLINREHTPMNMGAESIAQSLSFIGMAPHYTLCSNSDLEWAGASILSHSHFQLLHKRRLPVMNASPLFEFDSEKGLKVEALRFPLPVIRLSSEKRTDLVREGSRIIDLWKKTAPGMRTVNMLIYREENNFICTLVLRDSQFRTPEDLQKYKSEGIGVVEAAGSWIFPPPSGYPEEELTQNSREIIKGFFKGIRVFDPLDIKGYDFLPYKRKENV; from the coding sequence ATGAATAATTGTCCCGGACCCACTGCGCCCCAAAAAGAGATTACGGCCTACCTCAATAAAATATATGAACAGGGTGATCTTGAACCCGTTATGAACGAACTTCATCTCTGGTCACTGGATTCTGAATATATAAACAAAGACAAACTGGAGAAGAACAGCATTAGGGAATTCTATGACCTTGATTATGACCTGTACTTCTCTTATCAGATAAATTATGCCCGCGCCGGTTATCAGCAGAAGAATAAACCTGCTCTCCCTGAGGGAGCCGAATGCCTGATCTGCCGGGAGAATGCCTCGTCCCCCGGGAAAGAAAACCTCAGGATCTTTGATCTTAAGCTGAAGGGAGTGGAAGAGGAAACAGATTTTTTTCTGCAGTTGACCCCCTTCCCCCTTTTCCCAAGGCATCTTGTGCTGATTAACAGGGAGCATACTCCCATGAATATGGGAGCCGAATCCATTGCACAGAGCCTTTCATTTATCGGGATGGCCCCGCATTATACCTTGTGTTCCAACTCGGATCTTGAGTGGGCTGGAGCCTCCATTCTCAGTCACAGCCATTTCCAGCTGCTCCATAAGAGAAGGCTTCCTGTGATGAATGCATCTCCCCTTTTTGAATTCGATTCAGAGAAAGGATTAAAAGTTGAAGCTCTCCGTTTCCCTTTACCCGTTATCAGATTGAGCTCTGAGAAGAGAACCGACCTGGTCCGGGAAGGAAGCAGAATAATAGATCTATGGAAGAAAACAGCCCCCGGGATGAGAACCGTCAATATGCTGATTTACCGGGAAGAAAATAATTTTATATGTACCCTGGTCCTCCGGGATTCACAATTCAGAACTCCGGAAGATCTGCAGAAGTATAAATCAGAGGGGATAGGTGTGGTGGAAGCCGCTGGAAGCTGGATCTTCCCACCCCCTTCGGGCTACCCGGAAGAAGAACTGACACAGAACAGCCGGGAGATAATAAAAGGATTTTTTAAAGGGATCAGAGTATTTGATCCTTTAGATATAAAGGGCTATGACTTCCTGCCCTATAAGAGGAAAGAGAATGTATAA
- the galK gene encoding galactokinase — MYKPWNKQQEQLTGIYHSEDLELQQSRYNALIERFTTWQGKGDYLIARAPGRVNIIGEHTDYNHCPVLPCAVDRDIIAVFTPRTDGKIIVADFIEKYGEREFQITGDLPPFPSGNWGNYIKAAIQGLHSEGVLDLNDKETKGYSMMMHSTIPAAAGMSSSSAMVVLSAIVALHVNDKEVAPLDLAEMMARAERYTGTQGGGMDQAAILLGHKGSALKIDFAPLKCETTPFPEDYQILIAHSTIEAPKTKEIMDKYNRRSIECRLAAGVISSYELQKGRKSIAYLGELTPDYPFAQALKDEGYSKLQLQEILSLEEEELNSKYCQRKDGTIFPEPEGGFLLFKRAFHVISEWKRVEESAQMLREGKIKELGELMYASHESCRDNHEISCRELDLLVECGKGLGSPGCRLTGAGFGGCTVHISHENELDSYIDGLKNCFYKGNLGLSDARDYLFSVYPSEGAQILKKL; from the coding sequence ATGTATAAACCATGGAATAAGCAGCAGGAACAACTTACAGGGATCTACCACTCTGAAGATCTTGAGCTGCAGCAGTCACGCTATAATGCACTTATTGAAAGATTCACGACCTGGCAGGGTAAGGGAGATTACCTGATTGCCAGGGCTCCCGGCCGAGTCAATATTATCGGTGAACATACAGACTACAACCATTGTCCCGTACTCCCCTGCGCAGTGGACAGAGATATTATTGCAGTGTTTACCCCTCGAACTGACGGAAAAATAATAGTCGCTGATTTTATAGAAAAATACGGAGAGAGAGAGTTTCAGATTACAGGAGACCTCCCCCCTTTCCCCTCAGGAAATTGGGGAAATTATATAAAGGCAGCAATACAGGGACTCCATAGCGAAGGCGTTCTAGATCTCAATGATAAGGAGACTAAGGGATACTCCATGATGATGCACAGCACCATTCCCGCTGCGGCTGGAATGAGCTCGTCATCGGCTATGGTGGTTTTATCCGCCATTGTGGCCCTTCATGTAAATGATAAAGAAGTGGCTCCCCTTGATCTTGCCGAAATGATGGCCCGGGCTGAACGTTATACGGGAACCCAGGGCGGTGGAATGGATCAGGCTGCCATCCTCCTGGGACATAAGGGGAGTGCCTTGAAGATAGACTTTGCCCCTCTCAAATGTGAAACAACCCCCTTTCCCGAGGACTACCAGATTCTCATAGCCCACTCAACAATTGAAGCGCCCAAAACCAAAGAAATTATGGATAAATACAACCGCCGCAGCATCGAGTGCCGTCTGGCAGCCGGGGTTATCAGCAGCTACGAACTGCAGAAAGGGAGAAAAAGCATAGCTTATCTGGGAGAATTGACTCCCGATTATCCATTTGCACAGGCTCTTAAAGATGAAGGCTACAGCAAATTGCAGCTTCAGGAGATCCTGAGTCTGGAAGAAGAAGAACTGAATAGCAAATACTGCCAGAGAAAAGACGGAACCATCTTCCCGGAACCTGAGGGCGGCTTTCTCCTCTTTAAAAGAGCATTTCATGTAATCAGTGAGTGGAAGAGGGTGGAAGAATCTGCCCAGATGCTCAGAGAAGGAAAAATCAAGGAGCTGGGTGAGCTGATGTATGCCTCCCACGAAAGCTGCCGGGATAACCATGAAATCAGTTGCCGGGAGCTGGACCTGCTTGTTGAATGCGGAAAAGGTCTGGGAAGTCCGGGTTGCCGGCTTACGGGTGCCGGATTTGGCGGATGTACGGTGCACATCAGCCATGAAAATGAATTAGACTCATACATTGACGGATTGAAGAATTGTTTCTATAAAGGGAATCTAGGTCTTAGTGATGCCAGGGATTATCTCTTCTCGGTATATCCCTCCGAGGGAGCCCAGATTCTGAAGAAACTATAG